The following proteins are encoded in a genomic region of Desulfosporosinus youngiae DSM 17734:
- the nuoB gene encoding NADH-quinone oxidoreductase subunit NuoB, with product MLRLFHKSLKTGTVTMDYPETSSVPGPSFQGLPEWQEQSCVQCGRCADVCPTKAITLQKGYKEAFWTVDSKKCIFCGYCVETCKGAIVQKGQYELAERADQAPHVQAFKHSVHIRHLDSGSCNACDWEMTALTGPVYDIQRLGFDFVASPRHADILMVTGPVTRNLEIAVHKTFAATPAPKLVLAVGTCACSGGICGKSYASSGGVGNIIPVDVFIPGCPPRPQALIQGLLKAVGRA from the coding sequence ATGCTCAGACTTTTTCATAAGAGCTTAAAGACAGGAACGGTCACAATGGATTATCCGGAAACTAGCAGTGTTCCGGGGCCCAGTTTTCAAGGGTTACCGGAATGGCAAGAGCAAAGCTGTGTTCAATGTGGTCGGTGTGCGGACGTATGTCCTACCAAGGCCATTACATTACAGAAGGGATACAAGGAGGCATTTTGGACAGTAGACTCTAAGAAGTGTATCTTTTGTGGGTACTGTGTCGAAACTTGTAAAGGCGCAATCGTCCAAAAGGGGCAATATGAATTAGCGGAAAGGGCAGACCAGGCTCCTCATGTTCAGGCTTTTAAACATTCGGTTCATATACGTCATCTCGATTCGGGGTCGTGTAATGCCTGTGACTGGGAAATGACGGCCCTCACCGGCCCTGTTTATGATATACAACGTCTGGGCTTTGATTTTGTGGCTTCTCCTCGTCATGCGGATATTTTAATGGTGACCGGGCCGGTAACAAGAAACTTAGAAATAGCAGTACATAAGACCTTTGCGGCGACCCCTGCCCCGAAACTTGTGTTAGCTGTCGGCACTTGTGCCTGTAGCGGCGGGATATGCGGCAAAAGCTATGCAAGCTCCGGAGGAGTGGGTAATATCATTCCGGTGGATGTCTTTATACCGGGTTGTCCGCCGCGACCACAAGCTTTGATCCAAGGCTTACTCAAGGCAGTCGGCAGAGCTTAA
- a CDS encoding sigma-54-dependent Fis family transcriptional regulator produces the protein MDNHWKRFIKGESVESEVTPSIYRSWQRSLEYHVDHSLVSHQDILTSARLSERRDSQESLIRASEPVLPYIFSLLGSTNYTVLLGDNEGYIIEAVGDAPFMSKAQKVNLSPGASWREEVRGTNAIGTALRENAPMSVFGWEHFVHDNHFLACWAAPIQNSQGLPLGVLDISGEANPDRQKILNIAMMGASMIEKNLRLFELENQLKFYQEGSRLASSLLQQGFLTIDHNGIITSINSYGARLLGRKQEDIIGKLAGEVFSTPKGWILNGHSLNLHLKDSTGKEITSHLNQVFNEAGQSIGAVGTLQIKKETPLSNSLWIGNSQLSQRTLARASKISSTHSSVLIHGESGTGKEIISRTIHKLSSRSQGPFVALNCASLPASLIESELFGYVDGAFTGARRGGKPGKFELANKGTIFLDEIGDMPLNVQVALLRVLQEKEVSRIGDTKALKIDVRVIAATHKDLSALVSAAQFRLDLYYRLKVVTLELPPLRERSEDIRDLVPYFIDKTCKSLGLPPLGIQEDVYTYLLAHSWPGNVRELENCIESMVALADGPILTTADLPDEILQSVENTQASTEPLLDQQTKQAIIYALNQTKGKIAPAAKLLGIGRNTLYRKIKDLEITF, from the coding sequence ATGGATAATCATTGGAAGCGTTTTATCAAAGGAGAGAGCGTTGAATCCGAAGTAACTCCTTCCATCTATCGTTCTTGGCAACGAAGTTTAGAGTATCACGTCGATCACTCGCTGGTTTCTCACCAAGACATTCTCACAAGCGCGCGTCTCAGTGAACGCCGTGACTCTCAAGAATCCTTGATCCGAGCAAGTGAACCTGTTTTGCCTTACATTTTCAGCTTGCTTGGCAGCACAAATTATACTGTTTTGTTGGGCGATAACGAGGGGTACATCATCGAGGCAGTCGGGGATGCCCCCTTTATGAGCAAAGCTCAGAAAGTAAATCTAAGTCCCGGCGCCAGCTGGCGTGAAGAAGTACGAGGGACGAACGCCATAGGAACTGCCCTCCGTGAAAATGCACCCATGTCTGTCTTCGGTTGGGAACACTTTGTGCACGATAATCACTTTTTGGCCTGTTGGGCCGCCCCAATCCAAAACAGCCAGGGCTTACCACTTGGGGTCTTAGATATTAGTGGTGAAGCTAATCCAGATCGCCAAAAGATTTTAAACATCGCCATGATGGGTGCAAGTATGATTGAAAAAAATTTACGCCTTTTCGAGCTGGAAAATCAACTAAAATTTTACCAGGAGGGTTCCAGACTAGCTTCCTCACTGTTACAGCAAGGATTTCTAACCATTGATCATAATGGAATTATTACTAGTATCAACTCCTATGGGGCTAGGCTGCTTGGCCGTAAACAGGAGGACATCATCGGGAAACTCGCTGGAGAAGTTTTTAGTACGCCAAAAGGATGGATTTTGAACGGCCATTCTCTTAATCTCCATTTAAAAGATAGCACAGGCAAAGAAATCACCTCTCATTTAAATCAGGTCTTCAATGAAGCGGGGCAATCAATAGGTGCGGTAGGAACCTTGCAAATAAAAAAGGAAACTCCTCTGAGCAATTCATTATGGATTGGTAATAGTCAGCTTTCACAGCGAACGTTGGCACGGGCTTCGAAAATCTCCTCAACTCACTCTTCTGTACTCATTCACGGGGAAAGCGGAACCGGCAAGGAAATAATTTCCCGTACAATCCATAAACTCAGCTCACGTAGTCAAGGACCTTTTGTCGCCTTAAACTGTGCCTCGCTTCCTGCTTCACTCATTGAAAGTGAGTTGTTCGGTTATGTAGATGGGGCTTTCACAGGTGCACGCCGGGGCGGAAAACCCGGTAAATTTGAATTGGCTAATAAAGGAACTATTTTCCTCGATGAAATTGGAGATATGCCCTTAAATGTACAAGTTGCCCTTCTTCGAGTACTCCAAGAAAAAGAAGTTTCTCGGATTGGAGATACAAAAGCCCTTAAGATTGATGTACGAGTCATTGCGGCAACTCATAAAGACCTCAGTGCCTTAGTCTCAGCAGCTCAATTTCGTTTGGATTTATACTATCGTCTGAAAGTCGTTACTTTAGAGTTACCTCCACTGCGTGAACGCTCCGAAGATATTCGAGACTTAGTTCCTTATTTTATTGATAAAACCTGTAAGTCCCTTGGACTCCCTCCGCTAGGAATTCAAGAGGACGTTTATACTTACCTGTTGGCCCATTCATGGCCGGGTAATGTCCGGGAATTAGAGAACTGCATTGAGAGCATGGTGGCCTTAGCAGATGGCCCCATTCTAACCACAGCCGATCTTCCGGATGAAATTCTGCAGAGCGTGGAGAATACCCAAGCCTCAACTGAGCCTTTACTTGATCAACAAACCAAACAAGCGATCATCTATGCCCTCAACCAAACTAAAGGAAAAATCGCACCCGCCGCAAAACTTCTTGGAATTGGACGAAATACACTCTACCGTAAGATAAAAGACCTAGAGATTACGTTTTAA
- a CDS encoding iron-containing alcohol dehydrogenase has product MSIIHQVYGYYMPTVNLMGAGAAQETGKQAKLLGGEKVLLVTDAFLEKIGMAQEIADIIEKEGVKVVIFGGAEPNPTDKNVHDGYDIYTKEGCNLIVSVGGGSSHDCAKGIGLVAGNGGRINDYEGVDKSPLPMAPMIAINTTAGTAAEMTRFCIITDAERHIKMAIVDWHVTPNVSINDPLLMMKQPPGLTAATGMDALTHAVEAYVSTAATPVTDSAALMAFKLIPRYLRRAVANGDDFEARDKMAYAQLLAGMAFNNASLGYVHAMAHQLGGFYNLPHGVCNAILLPHVCRFNMIGNLDRFAEIAEAMGENIDGLSVREAAEKCLTAIATLSADVGIPSGLNELNVKEEDLTVMATNAKLDACQLTNPRTATLEQVIQIYKNAM; this is encoded by the coding sequence ATGTCAATCATTCATCAAGTGTATGGGTATTACATGCCTACAGTTAACCTAATGGGTGCTGGAGCAGCACAAGAAACCGGCAAACAAGCAAAATTACTGGGTGGAGAAAAAGTTCTGCTGGTGACCGACGCCTTTCTCGAAAAAATAGGAATGGCCCAAGAAATTGCTGATATCATCGAAAAAGAAGGCGTCAAAGTTGTAATTTTTGGTGGTGCTGAACCAAATCCGACGGATAAAAACGTGCATGATGGATATGACATTTATACGAAAGAAGGATGTAACCTGATCGTTTCCGTAGGCGGAGGATCTTCTCATGATTGCGCCAAAGGGATTGGCCTGGTGGCAGGTAATGGCGGAAGAATTAATGATTATGAAGGGGTCGATAAATCTCCATTGCCGATGGCTCCAATGATTGCCATTAACACGACGGCCGGTACAGCCGCCGAAATGACAAGATTCTGTATTATCACGGATGCTGAGCGGCATATAAAAATGGCCATCGTTGACTGGCATGTAACCCCGAATGTTTCGATTAATGATCCTTTGTTAATGATGAAACAACCGCCCGGCTTAACTGCCGCTACCGGGATGGATGCTCTTACTCATGCTGTCGAGGCTTATGTTTCTACAGCGGCCACACCGGTGACTGATTCGGCTGCCTTAATGGCGTTTAAGCTTATCCCCAGATATCTGCGCCGTGCTGTAGCAAATGGCGATGATTTTGAGGCTCGTGACAAGATGGCTTATGCACAATTATTGGCTGGTATGGCGTTTAATAATGCGAGCTTAGGTTATGTTCATGCGATGGCACATCAATTAGGCGGATTCTATAATTTGCCTCATGGTGTCTGTAACGCAATCCTTCTTCCTCACGTTTGCCGCTTCAATATGATCGGTAATCTCGATCGTTTTGCTGAGATTGCCGAGGCAATGGGAGAAAATATTGATGGACTTTCGGTCAGAGAAGCTGCAGAAAAATGCTTAACCGCCATCGCCACATTGTCCGCTGATGTCGGAATTCCTTCCGGGTTAAATGAATTAAATGTCAAAGAAGAAGACTTAACTGTGATGGCCACCAATGCGAAATTAGATGCTTGTCAATTAACGAATCCTCGTACAGCAACACTCGAACAAGTGATTCAAATTTATAAGAATGCAATGTAA
- a CDS encoding molybdopterin-binding protein, whose product MEKIKVQDSVGAILIHDMTQIIPGVIKGPRFRKGHIIREEDIPVLLSMGKEHIYVWDQKPGLIHENEAAERLANAVSGSGLILDEPKEGKITLTAAHDGLLYSSEDGILALNTLEGVILSTLHNHYPVKKGDKVAGTRVVPLMIDEKIIIEAEETAKTFKTPILEVRPLKPFRVGITITGSEVFHGRIQDKFGPVLRSKVENWGSMVIEQTYASDDVSLIQASIRDQLAKGAEMLLVSGGMSVDPDDVTPTAIKELGAELITYGAPVLPGAMFLLAYMGEIPIMGLPGCVMYAKTTAFDLIAPRLLAGERLTRHDIVKLGSGGLCLDCPVCTYPHCSFGK is encoded by the coding sequence ATGGAAAAAATTAAAGTGCAAGATTCTGTTGGTGCCATTCTCATTCATGACATGACACAAATTATCCCTGGCGTAATTAAAGGTCCCCGTTTTCGCAAGGGGCATATCATTAGGGAAGAAGATATCCCGGTTCTCCTAAGTATGGGGAAAGAGCATATCTACGTCTGGGATCAAAAACCCGGTCTTATTCATGAGAATGAGGCAGCAGAGCGACTTGCCAATGCAGTATCCGGTTCCGGCTTAATCCTTGACGAGCCTAAAGAAGGAAAAATCACCCTGACAGCTGCTCACGATGGGCTTCTTTACTCATCAGAAGACGGTATTTTAGCTTTGAATACCTTAGAAGGGGTCATTCTCTCCACACTTCACAATCATTACCCTGTTAAAAAAGGAGACAAAGTCGCTGGAACCCGGGTTGTTCCTCTCATGATCGATGAAAAAATAATTATCGAAGCGGAGGAAACCGCCAAGACCTTTAAAACTCCTATCTTAGAAGTAAGACCGCTAAAGCCCTTTAGGGTCGGTATTACCATAACCGGAAGTGAAGTCTTTCATGGACGAATTCAGGATAAATTCGGTCCGGTGCTGCGCTCGAAAGTTGAAAATTGGGGATCAATGGTCATAGAACAAACCTATGCCAGTGATGATGTATCCCTAATCCAAGCCAGCATTCGTGATCAACTGGCCAAAGGGGCCGAAATGCTCTTAGTCAGCGGCGGTATGTCTGTCGATCCTGATGACGTGACACCCACGGCTATTAAAGAGCTGGGAGCCGAACTAATCACTTACGGCGCTCCTGTTTTACCTGGGGCTATGTTTTTGCTTGCCTATATGGGGGAGATTCCCATTATGGGATTACCAGGATGCGTTATGTATGCTAAGACAACTGCCTTCGATTTAATCGCTCCAAGATTACTCGCCGGAGAAAGGCTGACCCGCCATGACATAGTCAAGCTTGGAAGCGGCGGACTTTGTCTTGACTGCCCGGTCTGCACCTATCCGCATTGTTCGTTCGGAAAATAA
- a CDS encoding molybdopterin-dependent aldehyde oxidoreductase translates to MIKRNLIINGVPQTLVVDEEVTLANVLRGQLHMTGTKVGCGKAQCGACSVIVNGKVIRSCVMKMKRVADEAVITTIEGVGTKDNLHPLQLAWMIHGAAQCGFCSPGFIVSAKQLLEENVNPTREDVRDWFQKHRNACRCTGYIPLIDAVMEAARLMRGEVTVEELWCKLPEDGRIWGSEYIRPSALAKVTGTCDFGADLGLKMPCGTLQLKLVQAKVSHANIISIDTSEAEKMPGVYKVITHKDVIGKNRITGLITFPTNKGDGWERPILCDKKVFQFGDAIAIVAADTAEHAQAAVEKVKVELELLPEYMSAPAAMADDAIEIHPGTPNIYFETKVVKGEDTAPLLEAADVVVEDDFYVGRQPHMPIEPDVGFAYFNDDKLIIHSKSIGIHLHHAMIAPGIGYDPDKLMLVQNPAGGTFGYKFSPTIEALLGVAAVATGKPVYLEFDYYQQMTYTGKRSPFFMNLKFGATKEGKLIAMESDWSCDHGPYSEFGDLVTLRGSQFMGAGYHIPNIRGEGRTVCTNHAWGSAFRGYGSPQSEFASEVLMDELAEKLGMDPFELRYKNVYRPGDTTPTGCEPDVYSLVEMMDKLKPAYIKAQEWAKQPASAENKKRGVGMSIGVYGSGLDGADSAEVNVELTAKGVTVYTSWEDHGQGADMGSLATAHEALRPLGIKPENIKLVMNDMQTTPNSGPAGGSRSQVLVGNATRVACEMLIKEVTKADGTFRTYQEMVAEELPVFFQGKWTAPASECNLETGQGNPFAVYMYGIFLSQVEVDITTGKTEVVKMTVVADPGKIANKLVVDGQMYGGVVQGIGLALSEDFEDLKKHVDLVGAGLPYIKDAPDNIELIYVETYRPYGPFGAAGCGELPLTCPHGSIINAIYNACGARIKHLPARPEKVLAALQAKN, encoded by the coding sequence TTGATTAAGAGAAATCTAATTATTAACGGTGTTCCTCAGACTTTGGTTGTCGATGAGGAAGTCACCTTAGCAAATGTTTTACGGGGACAATTACACATGACCGGAACCAAAGTCGGATGTGGAAAAGCTCAATGTGGTGCTTGCTCCGTTATTGTAAATGGAAAAGTCATCCGTTCCTGTGTCATGAAAATGAAACGGGTTGCTGATGAGGCAGTTATCACGACCATCGAAGGAGTAGGAACCAAGGACAACTTACATCCATTACAACTTGCCTGGATGATTCATGGAGCTGCCCAATGCGGCTTCTGTAGTCCTGGATTTATTGTTTCAGCTAAACAACTCTTAGAGGAAAATGTAAATCCAACGAGAGAAGACGTTCGGGATTGGTTCCAAAAACACAGAAATGCATGCCGCTGCACAGGGTATATCCCTTTAATTGACGCAGTCATGGAAGCTGCTCGATTGATGCGCGGCGAGGTTACTGTTGAAGAGTTATGGTGTAAATTGCCTGAGGATGGCCGAATTTGGGGCAGCGAATATATTCGTCCCTCTGCCTTGGCCAAAGTTACCGGGACTTGCGACTTTGGCGCAGATTTGGGGCTTAAAATGCCTTGTGGAACTCTGCAGCTTAAACTGGTTCAAGCCAAAGTTTCTCATGCTAATATTATTTCGATCGACACATCTGAGGCTGAAAAAATGCCGGGCGTCTATAAAGTTATTACCCACAAGGATGTTATTGGTAAGAACCGAATCACCGGCCTGATCACTTTCCCGACCAACAAAGGGGATGGATGGGAACGCCCGATTTTATGTGATAAAAAAGTGTTCCAATTTGGGGATGCCATCGCTATTGTTGCAGCAGATACTGCTGAACATGCCCAGGCAGCCGTCGAAAAAGTAAAGGTGGAGCTGGAATTACTCCCCGAATATATGAGCGCTCCCGCCGCTATGGCTGATGACGCTATTGAAATTCATCCCGGAACACCTAACATTTATTTTGAAACCAAGGTTGTCAAAGGGGAAGATACTGCGCCGCTGCTTGAAGCGGCAGATGTCGTTGTGGAAGACGATTTTTATGTAGGACGTCAGCCCCACATGCCCATCGAACCAGACGTTGGTTTTGCTTACTTTAACGACGATAAACTAATCATTCATTCCAAGAGTATTGGAATTCATCTCCATCATGCTATGATTGCGCCGGGAATAGGATATGATCCGGATAAACTAATGTTAGTACAAAACCCTGCCGGCGGAACCTTTGGCTATAAGTTCAGTCCCACGATCGAAGCCCTGCTGGGGGTTGCTGCCGTGGCAACAGGCAAACCGGTATACCTTGAGTTTGACTACTACCAGCAAATGACCTATACCGGCAAACGTTCGCCTTTCTTTATGAATCTTAAATTCGGGGCTACTAAAGAGGGCAAGTTAATCGCCATGGAAAGCGATTGGAGCTGCGACCATGGTCCTTATTCCGAATTCGGCGACTTGGTAACCTTGCGTGGGAGCCAGTTCATGGGTGCCGGTTACCATATCCCCAATATTCGCGGTGAAGGCCGGACTGTGTGTACAAACCATGCTTGGGGCTCTGCCTTCCGGGGCTATGGATCTCCGCAAAGTGAATTTGCCTCCGAAGTATTAATGGATGAGCTTGCAGAAAAACTAGGTATGGATCCCTTTGAACTTCGCTATAAAAACGTCTACAGACCGGGTGACACCACGCCAACCGGCTGCGAACCGGATGTATACAGTCTGGTCGAAATGATGGATAAGCTGAAACCTGCCTATATAAAAGCACAGGAATGGGCAAAACAGCCGGCGTCAGCTGAAAACAAGAAACGCGGAGTTGGAATGTCCATCGGGGTGTATGGTTCAGGCCTGGATGGTGCAGACAGTGCTGAAGTTAATGTAGAGCTGACTGCTAAGGGAGTAACAGTGTATACTTCTTGGGAAGACCATGGTCAAGGGGCGGATATGGGAAGCTTAGCGACCGCACACGAGGCTTTGCGTCCTCTGGGCATCAAACCGGAAAATATCAAACTTGTTATGAACGATATGCAAACGACCCCTAACAGCGGACCGGCAGGAGGAAGCCGTTCTCAAGTATTAGTCGGTAATGCCACCAGGGTTGCTTGCGAAATGCTGATAAAAGAAGTTACCAAAGCTGATGGAACGTTCCGTACCTATCAGGAAATGGTTGCCGAAGAATTGCCGGTATTCTTCCAAGGTAAGTGGACTGCCCCAGCTTCAGAGTGTAATCTTGAGACCGGACAAGGAAATCCGTTTGCTGTTTATATGTACGGAATCTTCTTGTCACAAGTTGAGGTCGACATCACCACAGGTAAAACAGAGGTTGTCAAAATGACGGTGGTAGCTGATCCGGGTAAAATAGCCAATAAATTGGTGGTCGATGGACAAATGTACGGTGGAGTGGTTCAAGGTATTGGTCTCGCCTTAAGCGAAGATTTCGAAGACTTGAAGAAACACGTAGATCTGGTCGGTGCCGGCCTGCCCTATATCAAAGATGCTCCGGATAATATTGAACTCATCTATGTTGAAACCTATAGACCTTATGGTCCTTTCGGTGCCGCAGGCTGCGGAGAATTGCCGCTGACATGCCCCCATGGCTCAATTATAAATGCTATTTATAACGCCTGTGGAGCACGAATCAAGCATTTACCTGCCCGTCCGGAAAAAGTACTGGCTGCACTTCAGGCTAAGAATTAA
- a CDS encoding pyridine nucleotide-disulfide oxidoreductase/dicluster-binding protein → MDQDELKKQEDKCTQEYPPVCTARCPIHVDVRKLMQDIQKRDMKSALATLQKKQPFPGIISRICDHPCEDVCKRKDVGTAIAISALERFCVQNQSEKRTKAGIIPAKSQTVAVVGSGLRGLTAAYDLAKKGYNVSLFEKAERLGGNLWGFPENQLPAKVIVEELSVLNKLNVKIELNSTITRQDLSRLQAGFDVVYLGLAEQSKEVRELLGEQSKVDSVTCAAQIPGIFSGAFGGNDSPINSVADGRKAAVSMDRYLQGVSLTASRTGEGPQETKLFVNLNGISPLPGVPMSDVLSGYTSEEAVQEAARCLNCQCLECVKACKYMQNYGSYPKQYVRQIYNNDTIVMGMRRGNKMINSCSLCGQCAVICPQGLDLGEICKATRVSMVSKGKMPPSAHDFALRDMAFNNSEEFALTRHQHGFNSSKYVFFPGCQLSGSSPEQVEQVYTYLTERLSGGVALMLRCCGAPADWAGDQDLFQSSMKVLAGEWESLDKPRLIVACSTCHSMFRERFPGVISLWELMADLELPWQGASINGGKLAVQDACTTRNEPSLHEAVRHILTKLGYEVEELPYSKERTKCCGFGGLTSCANSELAEQIVEDRISESSADYVAYCAMCRDNFAAKGKRTMHLLDLVFGADLDQAATRPNVGFSYRHENRARLKRKLLNTLWNETPQEQEGAYRTIKLLLNERVLEIMERRRILIEDIQQVIEQAERTGRKFIDPENGNSLANYRPHRVTYWVEYQPQEEGFEVINVYSHRMEIMEEGHE, encoded by the coding sequence ATGGATCAAGACGAACTAAAAAAGCAGGAAGATAAGTGTACCCAAGAGTATCCCCCAGTCTGTACCGCGAGGTGTCCTATCCATGTAGATGTTCGGAAATTGATGCAAGACATTCAAAAAAGGGACATGAAAAGTGCCTTGGCAACACTGCAGAAGAAACAACCCTTTCCGGGAATTATTAGCCGGATCTGTGATCATCCCTGTGAGGACGTCTGTAAACGTAAAGATGTTGGAACAGCTATCGCTATTTCAGCACTGGAAAGGTTTTGCGTGCAAAATCAATCCGAAAAAAGAACTAAGGCAGGAATAATTCCTGCAAAAAGCCAGACAGTTGCGGTCGTCGGTTCTGGACTAAGGGGCTTAACTGCAGCCTATGACTTGGCTAAAAAGGGATATAACGTCAGTCTGTTTGAGAAAGCAGAACGCCTTGGCGGAAACCTGTGGGGTTTTCCGGAAAACCAATTGCCTGCAAAGGTTATCGTCGAGGAATTGTCCGTCTTAAACAAACTTAACGTTAAAATAGAATTAAACAGTACAATAACCCGCCAGGATTTATCCAGGCTGCAAGCAGGATTCGACGTGGTGTATCTGGGCTTGGCAGAGCAGTCTAAGGAAGTCAGAGAGCTCCTGGGCGAACAATCAAAGGTTGACTCAGTCACATGTGCCGCACAGATCCCAGGAATATTCAGCGGGGCTTTTGGGGGAAATGATTCTCCTATTAATTCGGTTGCTGATGGCCGCAAGGCCGCAGTTTCGATGGACAGATATTTGCAAGGGGTTTCGTTAACTGCCTCTCGTACAGGGGAGGGACCTCAGGAGACGAAGCTGTTCGTCAATCTTAATGGGATTTCTCCATTGCCAGGAGTGCCCATGAGTGACGTGCTAAGCGGGTATACCTCTGAAGAAGCAGTTCAAGAGGCGGCCAGGTGCCTGAATTGTCAGTGCCTGGAATGTGTGAAGGCTTGTAAATACATGCAAAACTACGGGAGTTATCCCAAACAGTACGTAAGGCAAATTTATAATAATGATACCATCGTCATGGGCATGCGTCGTGGCAATAAAATGATTAATTCTTGTAGTCTATGTGGGCAGTGTGCCGTAATTTGTCCACAAGGACTCGACCTTGGGGAGATTTGTAAAGCGACCCGGGTGAGCATGGTGAGCAAAGGCAAAATGCCGCCTTCAGCTCACGATTTTGCGCTTAGAGATATGGCCTTTAACAATAGTGAAGAATTTGCCTTGACCAGACACCAGCACGGCTTTAATTCCAGCAAGTATGTCTTCTTTCCTGGCTGCCAATTAAGTGGTTCATCGCCGGAACAGGTTGAACAGGTTTACACCTATTTGACGGAAAGGCTTTCCGGGGGAGTAGCTTTAATGTTACGCTGCTGCGGAGCTCCGGCCGATTGGGCAGGTGACCAAGACTTATTTCAAAGTAGTATGAAGGTCCTGGCAGGAGAGTGGGAAAGTCTGGACAAACCTCGGCTCATTGTGGCCTGTTCCACCTGTCACAGTATGTTCCGGGAAAGGTTTCCTGGAGTCATCTCTTTGTGGGAGTTGATGGCTGATTTGGAGCTGCCTTGGCAAGGTGCCAGTATAAATGGGGGCAAATTAGCTGTGCAGGATGCCTGTACGACCAGAAATGAACCCAGCCTTCATGAAGCTGTCCGACACATCCTGACAAAGTTGGGTTATGAAGTTGAAGAGCTGCCTTACAGCAAAGAACGAACCAAGTGTTGTGGCTTCGGAGGGCTGACATCCTGTGCTAATTCTGAATTGGCAGAGCAGATTGTTGAAGATCGAATCAGTGAAAGTTCGGCTGACTATGTAGCTTACTGTGCTATGTGCAGGGATAATTTTGCAGCTAAAGGTAAACGCACGATGCATTTGTTGGATCTGGTTTTTGGAGCGGACCTTGACCAGGCTGCAACCAGACCTAATGTAGGGTTTTCCTATCGACATGAGAATAGGGCGAGATTGAAAAGGAAGTTATTAAATACCCTGTGGAATGAAACTCCCCAGGAACAGGAAGGGGCGTATCGAACTATTAAGCTTTTGTTAAATGAAAGAGTTCTGGAAATTATGGAACGCCGGCGAATTCTAATTGAAGATATTCAGCAGGTAATAGAGCAGGCGGAACGAACAGGAAGAAAGTTCATAGATCCGGAAAATGGCAACAGTTTAGCTAATTACCGCCCGCATAGAGTGACGTATTGGGTTGAATATCAGCCCCAGGAAGAAGGTTTTGAGGTGATCAACGTGTATAGTCACCGCATGGAAATTATGGAGGAAGGTCATGAATAA
- a CDS encoding DVU_1557 family redox protein, whose amino-acid sequence MNNTPKQTRKTLWKCGKCGGELQRGSVKASYLGNDFVVEELKCLKCGMVLITEDLALGKMFEVEQSLEDK is encoded by the coding sequence ATGAATAACACGCCAAAACAAACCCGGAAAACCCTTTGGAAGTGTGGGAAATGTGGTGGGGAACTCCAGCGTGGCTCAGTAAAAGCATCCTATTTAGGCAATGATTTTGTGGTCGAGGAACTGAAATGCCTTAAATGCGGCATGGTCTTAATTACGGAAGATCTGGCTTTAGGTAAGATGTTCGAAGTTGAACAAAGCTTGGAGGATAAGTAG
- a CDS encoding DVU_1555 family C-GCAxxG-C-C protein: MAVDAFQMFQLVTQGFCCSQIILILGLDEQGKENPDLIKAMHGLCGGIGRSGKTCGALTGGACLIGLRAGKGTPDESGHPEINLMINDLMEWFANTQGSIECEGILKQPLAEGSAYPMQCGNIVSTTFDKVQEILAAYSADSELDDED, from the coding sequence TTGGCAGTTGATGCTTTTCAGATGTTTCAATTAGTTACTCAAGGATTTTGCTGCAGCCAAATCATATTGATTCTGGGTTTGGATGAACAAGGAAAGGAAAACCCTGACTTAATTAAAGCCATGCATGGCTTGTGCGGCGGAATAGGAAGGTCGGGAAAAACCTGCGGTGCACTTACCGGGGGGGCATGTTTGATAGGATTAAGGGCCGGAAAAGGAACCCCCGACGAATCCGGGCACCCCGAAATCAATCTTATGATTAATGATTTAATGGAATGGTTTGCAAACACTCAGGGCAGCATCGAATGTGAAGGGATCCTGAAACAGCCCTTGGCTGAGGGAAGTGCCTATCCTATGCAATGCGGCAATATTGTTTCCACGACATTTGATAAAGTGCAGGAGATTTTGGCGGCTTATTCAGCGGATTCCGAGTTAGATGATGAGGACTAA